A window of the Streptomyces griseochromogenes genome harbors these coding sequences:
- a CDS encoding DUF58 domain-containing protein: MSIGGTGREGADGGEAGGVRTALAGLTTRGRSFLAAGIAAAICAYVLGQGELLRVGLLLAVLPLLCATVLYRTRYRVSGSRRLSPARVPAGSEARVHLRMDNVSRLPTGLLMLQDRVPYVLGPRPRFVLDRMEPGGRREVSYRVRSDLRGRYPLGPLQLRLTDPFGMCELTRSFSTFDTLTVIPRVDPLAPVRFSGEAKGYGDGRQRSLALAGEDDVIPRGYRYGDDLRRVHWRSTARYGELMVRREEQPRRSRCTVLLDTRGIAYEGAGPDSAFEWAVSGTASALVHMLERGFSVRLLTDNGSSVPGEGADGFAGAGQETADAAGLMMDTLAVIDHSDGTGLSRAYDVLRGGSEGLLVAFLGDLDEEQAAVVAKMRQRSGGAVAFVLDPDTWVREATDVPGPGDRHEERLRMLREAGWTVLSVPRGASLNDLWRQADRERSGLAAVSGEAL; encoded by the coding sequence ATGAGCATCGGGGGGACGGGGCGGGAGGGCGCCGACGGCGGGGAGGCGGGCGGTGTCCGTACGGCCCTGGCGGGGCTGACCACCCGCGGCCGTTCCTTCCTGGCGGCCGGCATCGCGGCCGCGATCTGCGCGTATGTCCTGGGCCAGGGCGAGCTGCTGCGGGTCGGCCTGCTGCTGGCCGTGCTGCCCCTGCTCTGCGCGACCGTGCTGTACCGCACCCGCTACCGGGTGTCCGGCAGCCGCCGGCTCTCCCCCGCGCGCGTACCCGCCGGCAGCGAGGCCCGGGTGCACCTGCGGATGGACAACGTCTCCCGGCTGCCCACGGGCCTGCTGATGCTCCAGGACCGGGTGCCCTACGTCCTCGGGCCCCGGCCCCGCTTCGTACTGGACCGGATGGAGCCGGGCGGCCGCCGCGAGGTGTCCTACCGGGTCCGCTCGGACCTGCGGGGCCGCTATCCGCTGGGGCCGCTGCAGCTGCGGCTGACCGACCCGTTCGGCATGTGCGAACTGACCCGGTCCTTCTCGACGTTCGACACGCTGACGGTCATCCCGCGCGTGGACCCGCTGGCACCGGTCCGCTTCAGCGGCGAGGCCAAGGGGTACGGCGACGGGCGGCAGCGCTCGCTGGCCCTGGCGGGCGAGGACGACGTGATCCCGCGCGGGTACCGCTACGGCGACGATCTGCGCCGGGTCCACTGGCGCTCCACGGCGCGCTACGGCGAGCTGATGGTGCGCCGTGAGGAGCAGCCGCGGCGCTCGCGCTGCACGGTGCTCCTGGACACCCGGGGCATCGCCTACGAGGGCGCGGGACCCGACTCGGCCTTCGAATGGGCCGTCTCCGGCACCGCCTCGGCCCTCGTGCACATGCTCGAACGGGGCTTCTCGGTGCGCCTGCTCACGGACAACGGCAGCTCGGTGCCCGGCGAGGGCGCCGACGGGTTCGCGGGCGCCGGGCAGGAGACGGCGGACGCGGCCGGGCTGATGATGGACACCCTCGCGGTGATCGACCACTCCGACGGCACGGGCCTGTCCCGGGCGTACGACGTGCTGCGCGGCGGGAGCGAGGGGCTGCTGGTCGCCTTCCTGGGCGATCTCGACGAGGAGCAGGCCGCGGTGGTGGCCAAGATGCGCCAGCGCAGCGGCGGCGCGGTCGCCTTCGTACTGGACCCCGACACCTGGGTGCGCGAGGCGACCGACGTGCCGGGCCCGGGCGACAGACACGAGGAACGGCTGCGCATGCTGCGCGAGGCGGGCTGGACCGTGCTGAGCGTGCCGCGCGGCGCCTCGCTGAACGATCTGTGGCGGCAGGCGGACCGGGAACGCTCGGGCCTGGCCGCCGTGAGCGGGGAGGCACTGTGA